A genome region from Arachis duranensis cultivar V14167 chromosome 8, aradu.V14167.gnm2.J7QH, whole genome shotgun sequence includes the following:
- the LOC107472234 gene encoding verprolin-like codes for MAALAKVPWLDDDVIPPPPDADDREVTIPWGGWVHEKPPARRRSRARAVVGTAGPSAPTTAPSSSTAEAPSSSTVPPAAPEPTYLLVQRLFRFLERERRHVRRRLDRMDQALISLGAELPPLPDSPASDEQDHQEEDAEAPTQPDAPPDAPDTTETHQTYAEPVPQPQPEPEPTIVPSTDPPV; via the coding sequence atggcggcCCTAGCTAAGGTCCCCTGGCTAGATGATGATGTGATACCACCACCCCCTGATGCAGATGACAGGGAGGTCACTATTccttggggtggttgggtgcacgagaagcccccAGCTAGACGCCGTTCCAGGGCTAGAGCAGTAGTGGGGACAGCTGGACCATCAGCCCCTACCACAGCCCCATCTTCCTCTACAGCAGAAGCCCCCTCTTCATCGACAGTTCCTCCTGCAGCACCTGAGCCCACCTACTTACTGGTCCAGCGCCTGTTTCGGTTCTTAGAGCGCGAGAGGCGCCATGTCAGACGCCGACTGGACCGGATGGATCAGGCCCTCATCTCCCTGGGTGCTGAGTTACCTCCACTTCCCGACTCtccggcctccgatgagcaagatcatcaggaggaggatgcGGAGGCACCGACTCAGCCGGATGCCCCTCCAGATGCCCCAGACACCACAGAGACACATCAGACCTATGCGGAGCCGGTCccacagccacagccagagccagAGCCTACCATTGTACCTTccactgatcctccggtttag